A region from the Halomarina litorea genome encodes:
- a CDS encoding PhzF family phenazine biosynthesis protein, with protein MVDDSETRVALVDAFTDEPLAGNVAGLVPDAGGLDAGQMQAVARELNASETAFLTDSEEADRRIRYFTPTTEVDLCGHATIAAHAYLHQRGDIEAGTHSLATNVGVLDVDVADDGTVWMTQAPPELHEADVTHEDVAAALGIDLDALEDVGEDLPLAWSSTGFPFLVVPVGFLEPLGAADPDMAAVESLCEEVDAMGVYAFTFDAIDPEATLHGRMFAPGAGVPEDPVTGTASGAVGAYLREYDAFGDDGVPAEMTFEQGHFVDRPGRVRVRAGDEIEVGGRAVVSLDGRLAIPASDDDEILEP; from the coding sequence ATGGTCGACGACTCCGAGACGCGTGTCGCCCTCGTGGACGCGTTCACCGACGAACCGCTGGCAGGCAACGTCGCCGGACTCGTCCCCGACGCGGGGGGACTCGACGCCGGACAGATGCAGGCGGTCGCCCGCGAACTCAACGCCAGCGAGACGGCGTTCCTCACCGACAGCGAGGAGGCGGACCGTCGCATCCGCTACTTCACCCCCACCACGGAGGTGGACCTCTGCGGGCACGCCACGATAGCCGCCCACGCCTACCTCCACCAGCGAGGTGACATCGAGGCGGGCACCCACTCGCTCGCGACGAACGTCGGTGTCCTCGACGTCGACGTGGCCGACGACGGGACGGTGTGGATGACGCAGGCCCCGCCCGAACTCCACGAGGCCGACGTGACCCACGAGGACGTCGCCGCCGCACTGGGCATCGACCTCGACGCACTGGAGGACGTCGGCGAGGACCTCCCCCTCGCGTGGTCCTCGACGGGCTTCCCCTTCCTCGTCGTCCCGGTCGGTTTCCTCGAACCGCTGGGAGCGGCCGACCCGGACATGGCCGCCGTCGAGTCGCTGTGCGAGGAGGTGGACGCGATGGGCGTCTACGCGTTCACCTTCGACGCCATCGACCCCGAGGCGACCCTCCACGGGCGGATGTTCGCCCCCGGCGCGGGCGTCCCCGAGGACCCCGTGACGGGCACCGCCAGCGGTGCCGTGGGCGCGTACCTCCGCGAATACGACGCCTTCGGAGACGACGGGGTCCCCGCGGAGATGACCTTCGAGCAGGGGCACTTCGTGGACCGGCCCGGGCGGGTGCGCGTGCGAGCAGGAGACGAAATCGAAGTCGGCGGGCGCGCCGTCGTCTCCCTCGACGGTCGACTCGCGATTCCCGCGAGCGACGACGACGAGATACTGGAGCCATGA
- a CDS encoding DUF7312 domain-containing protein has product MSDDDQWRFGVDDLGEAGEGDGTDDGETGEGVLGSTDSRLPDPEPGSPSLENTAFVLLGSLTVVAIIALLLF; this is encoded by the coding sequence ATGAGCGACGACGACCAGTGGCGCTTCGGCGTGGACGACCTTGGCGAGGCGGGCGAGGGCGACGGGACCGACGACGGAGAGACGGGCGAGGGCGTCCTCGGGTCGACCGACTCGCGTCTGCCCGACCCGGAACCCGGCTCCCCCTCCCTCGAGAACACCGCGTTCGTCCTGCTCGGATCGCTGACGGTGGTCGCCATCATCGCGCTGCTCCTCTTCTGA
- a CDS encoding DUF7537 family lipoprotein encodes MRALSVVAVALLLVVAGCGSPGGSGTPTGTADSPTASPASTTGNDSGAASLPGVTDGQLTDPAALADAHEAALLNDSFETRLVVNATERVPTSSNGSAVVNTSTLQQVVAEEGGRPYQYRLQNRKLGSQFDVWANDSVEVTRAMQGGTVFQYKFGQPQSTASVTGANVVRSYLSLGNYTVTNTTTRDGATLVTLSADELAADERDGLFVRRSENVSNYSSTVVVDGEGRVRSLDVRAEYTVDGKAGAVDVSYRLVRVGGVETQRPDWVATAYDQRARQGNASG; translated from the coding sequence ATGCGTGCGCTCTCCGTCGTCGCCGTCGCCCTGCTGCTCGTCGTCGCCGGGTGTGGGTCGCCCGGCGGGTCCGGCACCCCGACCGGAACGGCCGACTCGCCGACGGCGTCCCCCGCGTCGACCACCGGGAACGACTCCGGTGCCGCCTCGCTCCCCGGCGTCACCGACGGCCAGTTGACCGACCCCGCCGCCCTCGCGGACGCCCACGAGGCGGCGCTCCTGAACGACAGTTTCGAGACGCGACTGGTGGTGAACGCCACCGAACGTGTCCCCACGTCGAGCAACGGGAGTGCCGTCGTGAACACCTCTACCCTCCAGCAGGTGGTCGCCGAGGAGGGCGGGCGACCCTACCAGTACCGCCTCCAGAACCGGAAGCTGGGGTCGCAGTTCGACGTGTGGGCCAACGACTCCGTCGAGGTGACCCGCGCGATGCAGGGTGGGACGGTGTTCCAGTACAAGTTCGGCCAGCCACAGTCGACGGCCTCCGTGACCGGCGCGAACGTGGTCCGGTCGTACCTCTCGCTCGGGAACTACACCGTGACGAACACGACGACGCGCGACGGCGCCACGCTCGTCACCCTCTCGGCCGACGAACTGGCCGCCGACGAGCGCGACGGCCTGTTCGTCAGGCGCTCGGAGAACGTCTCGAACTACTCCTCGACCGTCGTGGTCGACGGCGAGGGACGGGTCCGCTCGCTCGACGTGCGCGCGGAGTACACCGTCGACGGGAAGGCCGGGGCCGTCGACGTCTCCTACCGACTCGTCCGGGTCGGTGGCGTCGAGACCCAGCGACCCGACTGGGTGGCGACTGCCTACGACCAGCGCGCCCGACAGGGCAACGCGAGCGGGTAG
- a CDS encoding NfeD family protein, translating to MVALQLGEVLNLSVPVLLLLAGTGLIVAEALAPGAHFIVVGIALLVAGLVGLVVGSTPLGFLLMTLAVLLAGAGAFYAYREFDLYGGKGLSQTSDSQSLKGKTGRVTETVTTTGGEVKLDAGGFNPYYAARSMDGEIPEGTEVMVIDPGGGNVITVEPLEAIEDPIDRELARGRAARDADRIADGESERETETT from the coding sequence ATGGTCGCCCTCCAACTCGGCGAGGTGCTCAACCTGTCCGTCCCGGTGCTCCTCTTACTGGCCGGTACGGGCCTCATCGTGGCGGAGGCGCTGGCTCCCGGGGCGCACTTCATCGTCGTCGGTATCGCGTTGCTCGTGGCGGGGCTGGTCGGCCTCGTGGTGGGGTCGACGCCGCTCGGGTTCCTCCTCATGACGCTGGCCGTCCTGCTGGCCGGCGCGGGGGCGTTCTACGCCTACCGCGAGTTCGACCTCTACGGCGGGAAGGGGTTGAGCCAGACGAGCGACTCCCAGTCGCTCAAGGGCAAGACCGGGCGCGTCACCGAGACGGTCACGACGACGGGCGGCGAGGTGAAACTCGACGCCGGCGGGTTCAACCCCTACTACGCCGCGCGGTCGATGGACGGCGAGATTCCCGAGGGGACCGAGGTGATGGTCATCGACCCGGGCGGGGGGAACGTCATCACGGTCGAACCGCTCGAAGCGATCGAGGACCCCATCGACCGCGAACTGGCGCGGGGACGGGCGGCGCGCGACGCCGACCGGATCGCGGACGGTGAGTCGGAACGGGAGACGGAGACGACCTGA
- a CDS encoding helix-turn-helix domain-containing protein has product MSVVARFGVPATDFELGEVLTAGGTVDVRLEAATPLGQPLPAQVWVDSEHVSLVEERLDDSSLIERRRTIGALGDETLVAVEMARVDDGFVDVLGATESVVLSAACGEGRWTFEIRFPDFESLSTFYNRCMESDVSLDVQKVRDLTDAGEEAPYGLTDQQRHTLLVALENGYFSIPREATLMDLANQLDISDTAASQRIRRGLATLVASTLK; this is encoded by the coding sequence ATGAGCGTCGTCGCTCGCTTCGGTGTTCCGGCCACGGACTTCGAACTCGGCGAGGTGCTGACCGCCGGTGGGACCGTCGACGTGCGCCTCGAGGCCGCCACGCCCCTCGGACAGCCCCTCCCGGCGCAGGTCTGGGTCGACAGCGAGCACGTGAGTCTGGTCGAGGAACGACTCGACGACAGCTCTCTGATCGAGCGCCGGCGGACCATCGGAGCACTGGGTGACGAGACCCTCGTCGCCGTCGAGATGGCACGGGTGGACGACGGGTTCGTCGACGTACTCGGGGCCACCGAGAGCGTCGTCCTCTCGGCGGCCTGTGGGGAGGGCAGGTGGACCTTCGAGATACGGTTTCCCGACTTCGAGTCCCTCTCGACGTTCTACAACCGCTGTATGGAGTCGGACGTCTCGCTCGACGTCCAGAAGGTCCGCGACCTGACGGACGCCGGCGAGGAGGCCCCGTACGGACTCACCGACCAGCAACGCCACACGCTCCTCGTCGCCCTCGAGAACGGCTACTTCTCCATCCCGCGGGAGGCCACGCTGATGGATCTCGCGAACCAGTTGGACATCTCCGACACCGCCGCCTCACAGCGCATCCGTCGGGGCCTCGCCACGCTCGTCGCCTCGACGCTCAAGTGA
- the ppsA gene encoding phosphoenolpyruvate synthase, giving the protein MAVLWLDDVGSDDLGAVGGKGASLGELTGAGLPVPPGFVVSAGTYRSFIEETGIDEDLFTAVDVDSDDSSALAAASSRAEELILGTEMPQEIREEILETYADLGDGEAFVAVRSSATAEDLPDASFAGQQETFLNITRDDLVDRVKECWASLFTQRAIYYREQQGFDHEKVDIAVVVQQMVDAEKSGVMFTSHPSTGDPEIIIEAAWGLGEAVVSGAVSPDNYVVDRDTAEIEEVTIADKKVMMEKDPETGHTVEIDVPDDKRTEQVLDEDEISRLVDLGCEVEEHYGVPQDVEWAIYDGEVYMLQSRPITTISEESKSAQTANATDGSGVAQAEDDEVLLKGLGASPGIASGEVRIVDNLDQLDKVGEGDIIVTSMTTPDMVPAMKRAAGIITDEGGMTSHAAIVSRELGVPAVVGTSRATQELEDGQTVTLDGDKGTIRRGKVAATEEEADPLDDVRPQNPVKPMTATEVKVNVSIPEAAHRAAVTGADGVGLLRVEHMILSTSKTPERYIRDHGEDAYVEEIVQGIRGVADEFYPRPVRVRTLDAPTDEFRQLQGGEDEPVEHNPMLGHRGIRRSLDTPEVFKHELEAFRRLFDMGYDNVEIMFPLVNDAEDVLRARNLMEEVGIDSEKRSWGVMVETPASALGVAEMASEGIDFASFGTNDLTQYTLAVDRNNEHVADRFDELHPAVLKLIGDTIETCREHGVDTSICGQAGSKPKMIRYLVNKGISSISANIDAVRDVQHEVKRVEQKLILDSVR; this is encoded by the coding sequence ATGGCTGTACTCTGGCTGGACGACGTCGGGTCCGATGACCTCGGCGCCGTCGGTGGGAAGGGCGCGTCGCTCGGTGAGCTGACGGGCGCGGGCCTGCCCGTGCCCCCAGGCTTCGTCGTATCGGCGGGAACGTACCGCTCGTTCATCGAGGAGACCGGAATCGACGAGGACCTCTTTACGGCCGTCGACGTCGACTCGGACGACTCCAGCGCGCTGGCGGCGGCGTCCAGCCGCGCCGAGGAACTCATCCTCGGGACGGAGATGCCCCAGGAGATCCGCGAGGAGATCCTCGAGACGTACGCCGACCTCGGCGACGGCGAGGCGTTCGTCGCGGTCCGCTCCTCGGCGACCGCCGAGGACCTGCCCGACGCCAGCTTCGCCGGCCAGCAGGAGACGTTCCTCAACATCACCCGCGACGACCTCGTCGACCGCGTCAAGGAGTGCTGGGCGTCGCTGTTCACCCAGCGAGCCATCTACTACCGTGAACAGCAGGGATTCGACCACGAGAAGGTCGACATCGCCGTCGTCGTCCAGCAGATGGTCGACGCCGAGAAGTCTGGCGTGATGTTCACCAGCCACCCCTCGACGGGCGACCCCGAGATCATCATCGAGGCCGCGTGGGGTCTCGGTGAGGCCGTCGTCTCCGGCGCCGTCTCGCCGGACAACTACGTCGTCGACCGCGACACGGCCGAGATCGAGGAGGTGACCATCGCGGACAAGAAGGTCATGATGGAGAAGGACCCGGAGACGGGCCACACCGTCGAGATCGACGTCCCCGACGACAAGCGGACCGAACAGGTCCTCGACGAGGACGAGATATCGCGTCTCGTCGACCTCGGCTGTGAGGTCGAGGAACACTACGGCGTCCCGCAGGACGTGGAGTGGGCCATCTACGACGGGGAGGTGTACATGCTCCAGTCGCGGCCCATCACGACCATCAGCGAGGAGTCGAAGTCCGCACAGACCGCCAACGCCACCGACGGCAGCGGCGTCGCGCAGGCGGAGGACGACGAGGTGCTCCTGAAGGGACTCGGCGCGAGCCCCGGCATCGCGAGCGGCGAGGTCCGCATCGTCGACAACCTGGACCAGCTCGACAAGGTCGGCGAGGGCGACATCATCGTCACCTCGATGACGACGCCGGACATGGTGCCCGCGATGAAGCGCGCCGCCGGTATCATCACCGACGAGGGGGGGATGACCTCCCACGCGGCCATCGTCTCGCGCGAACTCGGCGTGCCCGCCGTCGTCGGCACCAGCCGCGCGACGCAGGAACTCGAGGACGGCCAGACCGTCACGCTCGACGGCGACAAGGGCACCATCCGCCGCGGGAAGGTCGCCGCGACGGAGGAGGAGGCCGACCCGCTCGATGACGTGCGCCCGCAGAACCCCGTCAAGCCCATGACGGCGACGGAGGTCAAGGTGAACGTCTCCATCCCGGAGGCCGCCCACCGCGCCGCCGTCACCGGGGCCGACGGGGTCGGTCTGCTCCGCGTCGAGCACATGATCCTCTCGACGAGCAAGACGCCCGAGCGCTACATCCGCGACCACGGCGAGGACGCCTACGTCGAGGAGATCGTCCAGGGCATCCGCGGGGTCGCAGACGAGTTCTACCCCCGACCGGTGCGCGTTCGCACCCTCGACGCGCCGACCGACGAGTTCCGCCAGCTACAGGGCGGTGAGGACGAACCCGTCGAGCACAACCCGATGCTCGGCCACCGGGGCATCCGGCGGTCGCTCGACACGCCCGAGGTGTTCAAACACGAACTGGAGGCGTTCCGCCGCCTGTTCGACATGGGCTACGACAACGTCGAGATCATGTTCCCGCTCGTCAACGACGCGGAGGACGTCCTCCGGGCGCGGAATCTGATGGAGGAGGTCGGCATCGACTCCGAGAAGCGCTCGTGGGGGGTCATGGTCGAGACGCCCGCCAGCGCACTCGGCGTCGCGGAGATGGCGAGCGAGGGCATCGACTTCGCCTCCTTCGGGACGAACGACCTCACGCAGTACACCCTCGCGGTCGACCGCAACAACGAACACGTCGCCGACCGCTTCGACGAACTCCACCCCGCCGTGTTGAAACTCATCGGCGACACCATCGAGACGTGCCGCGAACACGGCGTCGACACGAGCATCTGCGGGCAGGCCGGGTCGAAGCCCAAGATGATTCGCTACCTCGTCAACAAGGGCATCTCCTCGATTTCGGCGAACATCGACGCGGTGCGCGACGTGCAACACGAGGTCAAGCGCGTCGAGCAGAAACTCATCCTCGACTCGGTCCGGTAG
- the metG gene encoding methionine--tRNA ligase translates to MSHDDFPTDETAVVTCGLPYANGDLHIGHLRGNIGADVYARALRRLGQRTAYVCGSDMHGTPIAVNADKEGVDPEEFALRYHEQYKETFDGFDVDFQNYGHTREPSNVELTQDIVRTLEDGGHIVEKEIQVAWDPIEDQPLPDRYVEGTCPYCGEKARGDECDEGCGRHLEPGEVEDPTSVITGNPAEYRERAHKFFRLSDFQEYLQEFIDRLEGTDNARNQPREWIEGELKDWCITRDLDWGIDYPDEEVDLVLYVWVDAPIEYIASTKDYSERVGREEYDWESVWKDEGGEIVHVIGPDIIQHHTVFWPAMLKGAGYNEPRAVMASGFVTLRGKGFSTSRNRAVWAEEYLDEGFDPDLLRFYLATNSGFQQDLDFSWGRFQERVNSELVGTLGNFVYRSLLFAHREYEGTPEVDVSDDVAHRIESAIDDFAAGINDYSVRKAGNAAIELARFGNEYIQRNEPWKLTDESPEEAAQVIRDCVQVAKAIAVLFQPIAPGTAQRLWEQLGESGDVAETTLDAALESPPASFDAPAELFEKIEDDHVAELNERLEVRSAEAEDDESDGSDDDADDGDETEAGADDHEDLEPLVDERISFDEFQGLDLRVGEIVSADPIEGADKLLRLEVDIGHEVRQIVAGLAQLHDADSLPGTRVVVVANLERAELFGVESNGMVLAAGDDADLLTTHGDAPVGTKVR, encoded by the coding sequence ATGAGCCACGACGACTTCCCGACCGACGAGACGGCGGTGGTGACCTGCGGGTTGCCGTACGCGAACGGCGACCTGCACATCGGCCACCTCCGGGGGAACATCGGTGCGGACGTCTACGCCCGCGCGCTCCGGCGCCTCGGCCAGCGGACCGCGTACGTCTGCGGGTCGGACATGCACGGCACGCCCATCGCGGTCAACGCCGACAAGGAGGGCGTCGACCCCGAGGAGTTCGCGCTCCGCTACCACGAACAGTACAAGGAGACCTTCGACGGCTTCGACGTGGACTTCCAGAACTACGGCCACACCCGCGAGCCCTCGAACGTCGAACTCACGCAGGACATCGTCCGCACCCTCGAGGACGGCGGCCACATCGTCGAGAAGGAGATTCAGGTCGCGTGGGACCCCATCGAGGACCAGCCGCTGCCCGACCGTTACGTCGAGGGGACCTGCCCCTACTGCGGCGAGAAGGCCCGCGGCGACGAGTGCGACGAGGGCTGTGGTCGCCACCTCGAACCCGGCGAGGTCGAAGACCCCACCAGCGTCATCACGGGCAACCCCGCCGAGTACCGCGAGCGGGCACACAAGTTCTTCCGCCTCTCGGACTTCCAGGAGTACCTGCAGGAGTTCATCGACCGCCTCGAAGGGACCGACAACGCGCGCAACCAGCCCCGCGAGTGGATCGAAGGGGAACTGAAAGACTGGTGTATCACTCGCGACCTCGACTGGGGCATCGACTACCCCGACGAGGAGGTCGACCTCGTCCTCTACGTCTGGGTGGACGCGCCCATCGAGTACATCGCCTCGACGAAGGACTACTCGGAGCGCGTCGGGCGCGAGGAGTACGACTGGGAGTCCGTCTGGAAGGACGAGGGCGGCGAGATCGTCCACGTCATCGGGCCGGACATCATCCAGCACCACACCGTCTTCTGGCCCGCGATGCTGAAGGGCGCGGGCTACAACGAACCGCGCGCCGTCATGGCCAGCGGGTTCGTCACCCTTCGCGGCAAGGGCTTCTCCACCTCGCGGAACCGCGCGGTGTGGGCCGAGGAGTACTTGGACGAGGGATTCGACCCGGACCTCCTGCGGTTCTACCTCGCGACGAACAGCGGGTTCCAGCAGGACCTCGACTTCTCGTGGGGGCGCTTCCAGGAGCGAGTCAACAGCGAACTCGTCGGGACGCTCGGCAACTTCGTCTACCGTTCGCTCCTCTTTGCCCACCGCGAGTACGAGGGAACCCCGGAGGTCGACGTGAGCGACGACGTGGCCCACCGGATCGAGTCGGCCATCGACGACTTCGCGGCGGGCATCAACGACTACTCGGTGCGGAAGGCGGGCAACGCGGCCATCGAACTCGCCCGTTTCGGCAACGAGTACATCCAGCGCAACGAACCGTGGAAGCTCACCGACGAGTCGCCCGAGGAGGCCGCGCAGGTCATCCGCGACTGCGTGCAGGTGGCGAAGGCCATCGCCGTCCTCTTCCAGCCCATCGCGCCGGGGACCGCACAGCGCCTCTGGGAGCAACTCGGCGAGTCCGGCGACGTCGCCGAGACGACCCTCGATGCGGCCCTCGAATCGCCGCCCGCCTCGTTCGACGCGCCCGCCGAACTGTTCGAGAAGATCGAGGACGATCACGTCGCGGAACTGAACGAGCGCCTCGAAGTGCGGAGCGCCGAGGCCGAGGACGACGAGAGCGACGGGAGCGACGACGATGCGGACGACGGCGACGAGACCGAGGCGGGTGCCGACGACCACGAGGACCTCGAACCCCTCGTCGACGAGCGCATCAGCTTCGACGAGTTTCAGGGCCTCGACCTGCGCGTCGGCGAAATCGTCTCCGCCGACCCCATCGAGGGGGCGGACAAACTCCTCCGACTCGAGGTGGACATCGGCCACGAGGTCCGACAGATCGTCGCGGGCCTCGCCCAACTCCACGACGCGGACTCCCTGCCCGGCACCCGGGTGGTCGTCGTCGCGAACCTGGAGCGGGCGGAACTGTTCGGCGTCGAGTCCAACGGGATGGTGCTAGCGGCGGGCGACGACGCCGACCTGCTGACGACCCACGGCGACGCACCCGTGGGGACGAAAGTTCGGTAG
- a CDS encoding AI-2E family transporter, whose protein sequence is MRVDILSDGERARVAWWLFGLALFLVLSFVVGAFLGTFVLGLFLYYATRPVYDRLDDRVRPPSLAAAVALLALAVPIVVLVAYTSLVAFRELSLFVGTQQTGIAAAIEPYLVSEGAVSDPADILSSLVEDPGQLTSIGGSAALGTALTSLAGALSVVLGGALQLFIALAFAFYLLRDDRRLAAWTRARLTDGSAESPIRQYARAVDRDLKTIYFGNILNAFAIAVIAAVSYNLINVFAPPELLVPSPTLLGALTGVGSLIPVVGMKIVYVPVTVVLTVQAFLTDPALLWVPLVFAAISLVIVDTIPDFLLRPYVSGRNLHTGSVMFAYILGPILFGWYGLFLGPLLLVLVFHFVRLALPGLVRGHDLTTRTSESVRDTTRQSNFDRFAVGESRDRSSSRGSGEPNAGGPATGPRGTDAED, encoded by the coding sequence ATGCGAGTCGACATCCTGTCCGACGGCGAACGCGCGCGGGTCGCGTGGTGGCTGTTCGGCCTCGCCCTGTTTCTGGTCCTCTCGTTCGTCGTCGGGGCGTTCCTCGGGACGTTCGTCCTCGGTCTGTTCCTCTACTACGCGACGCGCCCCGTCTACGACCGCCTCGACGACCGGGTGCGGCCGCCGAGTCTCGCGGCGGCCGTCGCGTTGCTGGCGCTGGCGGTGCCCATCGTCGTCCTCGTCGCCTACACGTCGCTCGTCGCCTTCCGTGAGCTGAGTCTCTTCGTGGGCACCCAGCAGACCGGCATCGCCGCCGCCATCGAACCGTACCTCGTCTCGGAGGGGGCAGTCAGCGACCCCGCGGACATCCTCTCATCGCTGGTCGAGGACCCGGGTCAGTTGACATCTATCGGGGGGTCGGCGGCGCTCGGGACGGCGCTCACCTCTCTCGCGGGTGCGCTGTCGGTCGTCCTCGGCGGCGCGCTCCAGTTGTTCATCGCGCTCGCGTTCGCGTTCTACCTGCTCCGCGACGACCGACGGCTGGCGGCGTGGACCCGGGCACGGCTCACCGACGGGAGCGCGGAGAGTCCCATTCGACAGTACGCCCGTGCGGTGGACCGCGACCTGAAGACCATCTACTTCGGCAACATCCTCAACGCGTTCGCCATCGCCGTCATCGCCGCCGTCTCGTACAACCTCATCAACGTCTTCGCGCCGCCCGAACTCCTCGTCCCCTCGCCGACCCTGCTCGGCGCGCTGACGGGCGTGGGCAGTCTCATCCCCGTCGTCGGCATGAAGATCGTCTACGTGCCGGTCACGGTCGTCCTCACGGTGCAGGCGTTCCTCACCGACCCCGCCCTCCTGTGGGTGCCGCTCGTCTTCGCCGCCATCTCGCTGGTCATCGTCGACACCATCCCCGACTTCCTGCTCCGGCCGTACGTCTCCGGGCGCAACCTCCACACCGGGTCGGTCATGTTCGCGTACATCCTCGGACCCATCCTCTTCGGCTGGTACGGCCTCTTCCTCGGACCGCTCTTGCTGGTGCTCGTCTTCCACTTCGTTCGCCTCGCCCTCCCCGGCCTCGTCCGGGGCCACGACCTCACGACGAGGACGAGCGAGTCGGTCCGCGACACGACCCGACAGTCGAACTTCGACCGGTTCGCCGTTGGAGAGAGCCGTGACCGGTCGTCCTCGCGCGGGTCCGGCGAACCGAACGCGGGCGGGCCGGCCACGGGGCCTCGGGGAACGGACGCCGAGGACTAA
- the mfnA gene encoding tyrosine decarboxylase MfnA yields MQRAEPQDFARVLSSMCTEPHPAARAAAERFLATNPGDPGTYESVAALEREAVSLLGEVVRLDDPAGYVTSGGTEANVQAVRIARNRARGRTDDPNVVVPESAHFSFTKAADVLDVELRRAPLTDYRADTDAAAELVDSDTVCVVGVAGSTEYGRVDPVATLADLAHDAGALFHVDAAWGGFALPFTDHAWDFADAPVDTMTIDPHKLGQAAVPAGGLLARSPDLLEELAIDTPYLESTSQVTLTGTRSGAGVASSVAAMEALWPDGYRAEFDRAMALAEWFADELDARGYAVVDPVLPLVAADLPADLVAAVRDLGWRVSKTGAGEARFVVMPHVTRGTLRSFLADLDAAA; encoded by the coding sequence ATGCAGCGGGCCGAACCGCAGGACTTCGCTCGCGTTCTCTCGTCGATGTGTACCGAACCGCACCCGGCGGCCCGCGCCGCGGCCGAGCGGTTCCTCGCGACGAATCCGGGCGACCCCGGCACCTACGAGTCGGTCGCCGCCCTCGAACGCGAGGCCGTCTCCCTGCTCGGGGAGGTGGTCCGCCTCGACGACCCCGCGGGGTACGTCACCTCCGGCGGCACGGAGGCGAACGTCCAGGCGGTCCGCATCGCCCGCAACCGCGCCCGGGGACGGACCGACGACCCGAACGTCGTCGTCCCCGAGAGCGCCCACTTCTCGTTCACCAAGGCGGCGGACGTCCTCGATGTCGAACTCCGGCGCGCGCCCCTCACCGACTACCGGGCGGACACCGACGCGGCGGCCGAACTGGTCGACTCAGATACGGTGTGCGTCGTCGGCGTCGCCGGGTCCACGGAGTACGGTCGCGTCGACCCCGTCGCGACTCTCGCGGACCTCGCCCACGACGCCGGTGCCCTCTTCCACGTCGACGCGGCGTGGGGCGGGTTCGCGCTCCCCTTCACCGACCACGCGTGGGACTTCGCGGACGCCCCGGTGGACACGATGACCATCGACCCGCACAAACTCGGGCAGGCGGCGGTGCCCGCAGGGGGGTTGCTCGCGCGCTCGCCCGACCTGCTGGAGGAACTCGCCATCGACACGCCCTACCTCGAGTCGACCTCGCAGGTGACGCTCACGGGCACGCGGTCGGGGGCGGGCGTCGCCAGCAGCGTCGCCGCGATGGAGGCGCTGTGGCCCGACGGCTACCGCGCGGAGTTCGACCGGGCGATGGCCCTCGCCGAGTGGTTCGCCGACGAACTCGACGCGCGGGGGTACGCGGTGGTCGACCCCGTCCTCCCGCTGGTGGCCGCGGACCTGCCCGCCGACCTCGTGGCGGCGGTCCGGGACCTCGGGTGGCGCGTCTCGAAGACGGGGGCCGGCGAGGCGCGCTTCGTCGTCATGCCCCACGTCACGCGGGGGACGCTCCGGTCGTTCCTCGCGGACCTCGACGCGGCCGCGTGA
- a CDS encoding YqaA family protein: MSALVALAEVAQFLQAGLLDALQLAVETATGPAGLALIAAYSFLIAIVLPLPSEIVLAAPLDLGLSYELKMGLIILVSAVGKAAGSVVALKLGNEAKESGPVLDLLRRSRFDIVAASERKTVAIAQQYGYIGLALALCVPGFPDTLSIYAFSVLEEDYAKFAVATFFGSAGRLVLWLTAWKGLVALLPMV; the protein is encoded by the coding sequence GTGTCCGCACTCGTCGCCCTCGCAGAGGTCGCCCAGTTCCTCCAGGCCGGCCTCCTCGACGCGCTCCAGTTGGCCGTCGAGACGGCGACGGGGCCCGCCGGACTCGCGCTCATCGCGGCGTACTCCTTCCTCATCGCCATCGTCCTCCCCTTGCCGAGCGAGATCGTCCTCGCCGCGCCGCTGGACCTCGGCCTCTCCTACGAACTGAAGATGGGGCTCATCATCCTCGTGAGCGCCGTCGGGAAGGCCGCGGGGAGCGTCGTCGCGCTCAAACTCGGCAACGAGGCCAAGGAGTCCGGACCGGTCCTGGACCTGTTGCGCCGGTCGCGCTTCGACATCGTCGCCGCCTCGGAGCGAAAGACCGTCGCCATCGCCCAGCAGTACGGCTACATCGGACTCGCGCTCGCGCTCTGCGTGCCGGGCTTCCCCGACACGCTCTCCATCTACGCCTTCTCGGTGCTGGAGGAGGACTACGCGAAGTTCGCTGTCGCCACGTTCTTCGGGAGCGCCGGCCGACTCGTCCTCTGGCTGACGGCGTGGAAGGGCCTCGTCGCCCTCCTCCCGATGGTCTGA